Sequence from the Paralichthys olivaceus isolate ysfri-2021 chromosome 1, ASM2471397v2, whole genome shotgun sequence genome:
TAAAAAGGCCAATACATTTGAGCCTTTCCCTGAGAAATGTACGAGTATGCAAATCTTTTACATGAATTACCTTCAGAGAAAATGTTCCTTCTTGCATGATAAGACCGTGTGATTTAAACCTGAATCCGGTGATGGACATTGATATTCAGTTGGACAAAGGAAAATACCCCAAGTCTTTGGTTTGTGTTCCAGACACACGTCCTCCAAGTGATGCGTTACTCAGCTTTCTGTGCAAAGTTTATCACACTCACAGCCTCTGTCAGTACCTCCAGCCagtaccccccccccatcatcatCCCAGCCCTGACACTACATCTGTCCTCTGCCCTGCACACAGCATGACGATCCCTGCAGACTGCTTTTGGTGAAGGATGATCTCCTGCTTCCCTTCAGATTTTGTTATATCATGGTTTCTTGCTATGCAATATCCAGAAGAGAAAATTCAACCCCCTCAAACTTCATGTTCTGGTGTGTTGAGGAATTACCGGGCCCGCCTCCGTTACATCCATCGAACTTTACTGTGCAGAAAAAGAGATTTGATATGTGAAGGACTTCTTTTCTGTGCCAACAGTGTCTGGAACGACTGTGTTGTACTTGTCTATGTACGACCCACACATGAGCATCTTgggagatatatatatttttgtttttccaatacGGTTGTACATTTATTGACATAGCTGTGTAATGTAGTGTTTACTAAGTGAGCAACAGTGTacagtgtaaaaatatattaagaATAAAGCATCTGTAATGCGTTATAAAGACTTGGTTTTATTATATTACTGTTGAACCATTTTCTGGTGAATGTGATTCCTCAGCTGAAAATATGTAGATAACTATAAAAGTGCAATATTCTCAGATTGTTAGACGTGATAGTAAACAGAAAAGTGTTGAGTCaagacaaaattaaaaacaaaactaaaatgagtaaaatcagTAATAGTGATTGAGATTTTCttagtttatttaatttaagataAAACTTGTCAGTTGCATACTAAACTTGTTGTCTACTTTTCCCTCCACTTtctaagtattatatatatataaaaaaatatatatatatatggataatAATTGTTAGTTGCAGTCCCGAGTTTTATCTAAACTGGTTGTTGCCCAAAGAATTAAGATAATTGTTAGCTACACCCCAAATTTTATATTAACTTGTATTGTACCACTTTGTATTAATTAtttccaaaaatatttaaaaactgtgatCACCTCCTCATGTAATAATGATAACCAGTGTGAAAGGAGTCAGCGCATTAGAGTGATGTAGGTGTGATGTAGGTGTGATGTATCTGCAGCGCAGTGATTTCACCGATCACAccgctgctgctccttctcagctgaaaacatgtaaacaaacgcTTTCGCGCCATTTCAGAGGGCTGTTGTTCTTTAAAGCGTCGGGCCCGGTGGTTTATGGGACTTTGAGTTTAAAAGGAAGGGGTTAAAAACTGAGGCAAACCGGAGTTCTCCCGCCCGTTCAACTACACCTCCCAGCATCCACTGCCACCGAGGGGCTCGCGAGGACGGCTGCGATTGGTTGGCTCTAGGTTCAAACTGAACGGCTGCCCTCCTTATATGGGCAGAGCTCGGGCAGCCCTTTCATCAGGGCTCCTTATGCTAACGACATGCTAATGCCCAGCTGTATGCGGCGGTAGTAAGAGCATGCGCAGTGCGACACGAGGACACGGCGAggattcaaagtttttgttcAGTAAGTGCGCTCTTATTTCTCTCGTGCGGGAATTACATTTGGGAGATTCCGCCGGTTTGCTGCGTGCGGGAGAGACGCGTGAGTGTGCGTCGTAGCCGTAGCCGTAGCGTGACCCGTGCGTGTCCGCGTGTAGCGAGCCGAGCGTGCTGAAGAATAACCGACAATGGGATAACGTGGAAGTGAACGAGAGCGTGGCGTGGCGGAGGTAGCAGCATCGGCTAGCTAGCATGCTAACGGCTAACAACAATGAGCCGCGTTTGGCGCTCTGGCGGAATAAAGTTTGCATTTAAAGGCGACGCCGGGCTCGACGCTACTTTTCGCGTTTTTACCGACAACACGCACGCGCAGCGTCGAGTCCACGCCGGGGTGTTGCTCAGACTCGCGCTTTATCCTGAATTCAGCGGGTAGCCCGGtagctttttgttttacttcacaGAGCACCGCCGCCGCTTTTTGTTTGGGGTTTCCACAGCGGACGCATCCGCGACCGACGCTACACACTACGGCGGCTACACCACCGACCACCGCACATCGACCTCAGTGAAGTTTGTAACGCACGGAGCTCTGTTCACGACACTAACATCGACGATAGTAAAACGCTGTGTTGTGGGTGTACCGTGTCTGTGAACCACCTCACGTTAACCGGACGGAGTGTGCGAAAGTTCTGGAGTTGAATTGTGACGTAGCTTTTCTTAAAACAGCTTCTTTGGCGACACGAGTAAACAACACGAGCACAACCCGATGTTTGGATTTTAGTGTTATATCGATGTTATTTCTTCCTTGGACGTTCTGTGAGCAGACTTTAAATTCCTCACATTCTTCGATGTTGTTGCTTCGTCAGATTTCGTTTTGATCGGTTGTCGATGTGTTGCTCTATCagataaattgtgtttttatatgttgAAGTTATTATTATGGGTTATTATGAATGACTtgtgatcgtgtgtgtgtgtgtgggcgcgcTCGTGTAGGGACCGCCCCCTTCTCAGTAGTAGTAACCCCAGCTGTCTGCGGACAGACACACGGTGTTTATAACGAACACAGACACGATTACCGAGCTCTGGTTTTACGTTTGCAGGTTTTTGCCTGAAGACGGACACACAGTCAGACTATGTTTGGCTTCCACAAGTCAAAGATCTACCGGAGTAACGACGGCTGTTGCATCTGCAAAACCAAGTCCTCCAGTTCACGCTTCACAGACAGCAGCCGATATGAAGAGACGTTCAGGCTCTGCTTTGGGTAAAGACACTTTCATTCATTCGTTCATAATGTGCGTTTGTGTGAtgatactgttttttttttttttttgcatatatCAGATGTCAAACTGAAACTGTTGGGTTCATTTACTTGTCCAGGCTGGCAGAGGATCGTGTTGGAGATATCTGCAATGCCTGCGTGTTACTGGTGAAGCGGTGGAAGAAGCTGCCTCATGGTTCTAAGAAGAACTGGAACCATGTAAGTGAAATATCTCCTGAAGGTGCTGAGAGTcgggtttttttctctcctcgtcCTGAGTTGTAAAATGACTGGATGTTTTTGCCTGACCTGACTCAGGTGGTGGATGCCAGAGCTGGACCAGGTTTCAAGATGACAAAACCCAAGAAGATCAAGAACAGTGAtgggaagaagaaaagcaaGCTAAAGAAGCTCCACAAGTTaaagagacaaagtaagttgttttaaaatattgacTAATATCCCCACATATGTTGAGAAATGTGGTATTATCATCTGACTTTGGATTTTAAATATGTAGGTCACATGCAGTTTCACATATACAGAGGTGGTTAAAAATGACTCTGCAGCATCTGGTGGTTCTTTGAGTTAGGGCACACTCTGTAACTGCATCATACCAGGGTCTGAGTTGAGCAGTTTTTCAGTAAAGTAATTGCCGTTCATTTTAATGAtagacagatttttttaaacaaaaaacgCACACAAACCCTGATTTCAGCTTGtggaatgtgtttttattattttctactATGTCATGAATCTGGACACTTTTTGGTTTTGAGCTGTTGGGCAAGTGTAAATGTTTCAGTTGTTGTGTCTATGtaatagaaatttaaaaaaaattacatagaCAATTAATGGATTGTTGAAATAGTTGTATTATTTGATAGTGCTGTTATTTAAACTTCATCTTCTGCTTTACGTTCGCCGATAACTAATTTCCCTCCAAAATGTCAAGTGATTTTCTCTTGTAAATTCTAGTTGACTCCCTAAGGATGTAATCAGCAGTTTGCCAAATCAAGCTTTCGACTATgtttaagtgtttgtgttttgtttccaaGCAGACTCTGATGCCCACAGCACCACCTCCAGTGTGTCTCCTGCCCAGTCCCCGAGTTACAGCAACCAGTCAGATGATGGCTCAGACATCGAGTCCAAACAAAGACGTCCAACTCCTTCCATCTTCTCTTTCCTGGACCGGTCCTATTGGAAAAGGTAAATTATAGGTTTAATTATCAGGAAAAAATATTACTGATTTGACGGCTTTTTAAAAAGATTCATAACTAAAAGTGTCTTTTATCTTTTCCCCTTTTAGGCAAAAAGTGTGCTGTGGGATTGTCTACAAGGGGCGGTTTGGAGAGGTGAT
This genomic interval carries:
- the sinhcafl gene encoding SIN3-HDAC complex associated factor, like isoform X1 → MFGFHKSKIYRSNDGCCICKTKSSSSRFTDSSRYEETFRLCFGLAEDRVGDICNACVLLVKRWKKLPHGSKKNWNHVVDARAGPGFKMTKPKKIKNSDGKKKSKLKKLHKLKRQTDSDAHSTTSSVSPAQSPSYSNQSDDGSDIESKQRRPTPSIFSFLDRSYWKRQKVCCGIVYKGRFGEVIIDPRLFKPCCSSTKQTTLVSTQVSTHLPDTLPPQLPEDVKETW
- the sinhcafl gene encoding SIN3-HDAC complex associated factor, like isoform X2 gives rise to the protein MFGFHKSKIYRSNDGCCICKTKSSSSRFTDSSRYEETFRLCFGLAEDRVGDICNACVLLVKRWKKLPHGSKKNWNHVVDARAGPGFKMTKPKKIKNSDGKKKSKLKKLHKLKRQNSDAHSTTSSVSPAQSPSYSNQSDDGSDIESKQRRPTPSIFSFLDRSYWKRQKVCCGIVYKGRFGEVIIDPRLFKPCCSSTKQTTLVSTQVSTHLPDTLPPQLPEDVKETW